CTGAGGTGCCGCGGGGGCTCAGACGCCCAGGCGGGCCTTGAGGCCGTCGAGCTCGCTCCACAGCACGCCGGGGAGGTCGTCGCCGAACTTCTCGAACCATTCCTGGATCTGCGGGATCTCGGCCTTCCACTCCTCGGCGTCGACCTCGAGCGCGGCGGCCAGGGCGGCCTCGCTCATGTCGAGGCCGTCGGTGTCGAGCGCCTCGGGGGTCGGCACGTGGCCGATCGGGGTCTCGACCGCGGCGGCCTGGCCGTCGATGCGCTCCACGACCCACTTCAGCACGCGGCTGTTCTCGCCGAAGCCGGGCCACAGGAAGCCGCCCTCGTCGTCGCGGCGGAACCAGTTGACGTAGAAGATCCGCGGCAGCTTGGAGGCGTCGTTGTCCTTGCCGACGTTGATCCAGTGGCTGAAGTAGTCACCGGCGTTGTAGCCGATGAAGGGCAGCATCGCCATCGGGTCGCGGCGCACCACGCCGACCGCGCCGGTCGCGGCGGCGGTGGTCTCCGACGACAGCGTCGCGCCGAGGAAGGTGCCGTGGGTCCAGTCGCGGGCCTCGAAGACCAGCGGGACGGTGGTCTTGCGGCGACCACCGAAGAGGATCGCGTCGATCGGGACGCCGCGCGGGTCGTCGTACTCGGCAGCGAGGATGTCGCACTGCTTGATCGGGGTGCAGTAGCGGCTGTTGGGGTGGCTGGAGAGCTCCTCGGACTCGGGCGTCCAGGGCTCGCCCTTCCACGAGGTCGCCTTGGCCGGCGGGTTCTCCAGGCCCTCCCACCACACGTCGCCGTCCTCGGTGAGCGCGACGTTGGTGAAGACCGAGTTGCCCTTGTTGATGGTGCGCATGGCGTTGGGGTTGGTGTGCTCGTTGGTGCCCGGCGCCACGCCGAAGAAGCCGTACTCGGGGTTGACGGCCCACAGGCGGCCGTCCTCGCCGATGCGCATCCAAGCGATGTCGTCGCCGAGGGTCTCGACCTTCCAGCCCGGGATGGTGGGCTGCAGCATCGCGAGGTTGGTCTTGCCGCAGGCGCTCGGGAAGGCCGCGGCGACGTACTTGGTGACCCCCTGGGGGCTGGTGAGCTTGAGGATCAGCATGTGCTCGGCGAGCCAGCCCTCGTCGCGCGCCATCACCGAGGCGATGCGCAGCGCGTAGCACTTCTTGCCCAGCAGCGCGTTGCCGCCGTACCCGGAGCCGAACGACCAGATCGCGCGCTCCTCGGGGAACTGCACGATGTACTTGGTGTCGTTGCAGGGCCACTTCACGTCGGGCTCGCCCTCGGCGAGGGGGTGGCCCACCGAGTGCACGGCCTGCACGAAGTCGGCGTCCAGCTCGGTCATGCGCTCGAGCACCTTGGAGCCCATCCGGGCCATGACGCGCATCGAGGCGGTGACGTAGGCGGAGTCGGTGAGCTCGATGCCGAACATCGGCTTCTCGGCGTCGAGGTGACCCATCACGAAGGGGATGACGTACATGGTGCGACCGGTCATGCAGCCGTCGTAGAGACCGCGCATGATCGACTTCATCTCGTCGGGCGCCATCCAGTTGTTGGTGGGCCCGCAGTCCTTCTCGTCGACCGAGCAGATGTAGGTGCGGTCCTCGACGCGCGCCACGTCGATGGGGTCGGAGGCCGCGTAGTAGGAGTTCGGCTTGATGCTCGGGTTGAGCTGGGTGAACGTGCCGGTGCCGACGAGCGCGTCGGTCAGCATGGTCCACTCGTCGTCGGAGCCGGTGCACCAGTAGATGGCGTCGGGCTTGGTCATCGCCGCGACCTCCGCGACGAAGTCCAGGATGCCCTGGTGGGTCGTGGGGGCGTCGTTCAGTGCCTGGTCGGCGGTCATCTGCCTTACCTCTCGCGCATTCGCGGGGACCTGGCCTCGCGGAGCGGGGTCGGCAGGCGCCCCGGCCGTCGAGCGTATCGACGGTGTGTCGTGGAGCTGGTGTGGATCGCGTGGCGTCGTTGCCGGCGACTTTTGTAGGGTCCTGGTGCGGTGCCGATGAGGGTCTCCGCCTGGGACTTCGGCGAATGTACCGCCGCGCTTTAACCCCGCATATTGGATCGTTCAACGCTGTGTGCCGCGGGTCACAGCCCGGCCGGCGTACGTCGTGGGGCACGGCCCGATTTCAACTCGCCGGGCGACTCGGCTACTCTTCTCAGGTCGCTCGGCACGCTGGGCGACGGGCGCCTGTAGCTCAACGGATAGAGCATCTGACTACGGATCAGAAGGTTTGGGGTTCGAATCCCTACAGGCGCGCAAGACACGAACATCCGCTGACCTGGTGAGAGACA
The Nocardioides marinisabuli genome window above contains:
- a CDS encoding phosphoenolpyruvate carboxykinase (GTP), with product MTADQALNDAPTTHQGILDFVAEVAAMTKPDAIYWCTGSDDEWTMLTDALVGTGTFTQLNPSIKPNSYYAASDPIDVARVEDRTYICSVDEKDCGPTNNWMAPDEMKSIMRGLYDGCMTGRTMYVIPFVMGHLDAEKPMFGIELTDSAYVTASMRVMARMGSKVLERMTELDADFVQAVHSVGHPLAEGEPDVKWPCNDTKYIVQFPEERAIWSFGSGYGGNALLGKKCYALRIASVMARDEGWLAEHMLILKLTSPQGVTKYVAAAFPSACGKTNLAMLQPTIPGWKVETLGDDIAWMRIGEDGRLWAVNPEYGFFGVAPGTNEHTNPNAMRTINKGNSVFTNVALTEDGDVWWEGLENPPAKATSWKGEPWTPESEELSSHPNSRYCTPIKQCDILAAEYDDPRGVPIDAILFGGRRKTTVPLVFEARDWTHGTFLGATLSSETTAAATGAVGVVRRDPMAMLPFIGYNAGDYFSHWINVGKDNDASKLPRIFYVNWFRRDDEGGFLWPGFGENSRVLKWVVERIDGQAAAVETPIGHVPTPEALDTDGLDMSEAALAAALEVDAEEWKAEIPQIQEWFEKFGDDLPGVLWSELDGLKARLGV